In Gossypium raimondii isolate GPD5lz chromosome 12, ASM2569854v1, whole genome shotgun sequence, a single window of DNA contains:
- the LOC105764191 gene encoding uncharacterized protein LOC105764191 isoform X2, translated as MKCIVEIHCGGPQHLVVRKNESECMILSSACHVDVKWQFKRLSAAELCDFGCFLVLACGVILLSQTDISLIYHMVRGQGTIKLYMIYNVLECFLLQLISSGQAEKSTSFSSSMMRIFQHGLLRQRDKEAPRLTESGFQFLLMDTNAQLWYIIREYISNSEVYLMR; from the exons ATGAAATGTATAGTGGAAATTCATTGCGGAGGACCACAACACTTGGTAGTGAGAAAGAACGAGAGCGAGTGTATGATACTATCTTCCGCTTGCCATGTAGATGTGAAGTG GCAATTCAAGAGGCTTTCTGCAGCAGAGCTGTGTGATTTTGGCTGCTTTCTTGTTCTAGCATGTGGAGTCATTCTCCTGAGCCAAACAG ATATCAGTCTAATATATCACATGGTTCGTGGTCAAGGAACAATTAAACTCTATATGATCTACAATGTGTTGGAG TGTTTCTTGCTGCAACTTATAAGTTCAGGACAAGCTGAAAAATCAACGAGCTTCAGCTCTTCCATGATGAGAATTTTTCAGCATGGTCTTTTGCGTCAGAG AGATAAAGAAGCTCCAAGATTAACTGAGAGTGGTTTCCAATTCTTG TTGATGGATACAAATGCTCAGCTTTGGTATATTATCAGAGAGTATATCTCCAATTCAGAGGTATATTTGATGAGATAA
- the LOC105764191 gene encoding protein POLLEN DEFECTIVE IN GUIDANCE 1-like isoform X1: protein MYSGNSLRRTTTLGSEKERERVYDTIFRLPCRCEVLIDVGFFVCFDVFLSLLTIMLTRILIKLWRFLTARQFKRLSAAELCDFGCFLVLACGVILLSQTDISLIYHMVRGQGTIKLYMIYNVLECFLLQLISSGQAEKSTSFSSSMMRIFQHGLLRQRDKEAPRLTESGFQFLLMDTNAQLWYIIREYISNSEVYLMR from the exons ATGTATAGTGGAAATTCATTGCGGAGGACCACAACACTTGGTAGTGAGAAAGAACGAGAGCGAGTGTATGATACTATCTTCCGCTTGCCATGTAGATGTGAAGTG CTTATAGATGTTGGATTCTTTGTCTGCTTTGATGTGTTTCTATCCTTGTTAACTATCATGCTAACAAGGATTCTGATTAAGCTTTGGAGGTTCCTGACTGCAAG GCAATTCAAGAGGCTTTCTGCAGCAGAGCTGTGTGATTTTGGCTGCTTTCTTGTTCTAGCATGTGGAGTCATTCTCCTGAGCCAAACAG ATATCAGTCTAATATATCACATGGTTCGTGGTCAAGGAACAATTAAACTCTATATGATCTACAATGTGTTGGAG TGTTTCTTGCTGCAACTTATAAGTTCAGGACAAGCTGAAAAATCAACGAGCTTCAGCTCTTCCATGATGAGAATTTTTCAGCATGGTCTTTTGCGTCAGAG AGATAAAGAAGCTCCAAGATTAACTGAGAGTGGTTTCCAATTCTTG TTGATGGATACAAATGCTCAGCTTTGGTATATTATCAGAGAGTATATCTCCAATTCAGAGGTATATTTGATGAGATAA
- the LOC105764190 gene encoding protein ULTRAPETALA 1 gives MENGIDKVSGSMLFSEEELIEVSGLKKGGDFVEVTCGCTSHRYGDAVGKLRVFSNGNLEITCECTPGCNEDKLTPAAFEKHSGRETARKWKNNVWLIVKGEKVPLSKTAFLKYYNQASKNGNGIHKAHSGRVCHRDEFVRCSRCKKERRFRLRTKEECRIHHDALADVNWKCSDILYDRITCDDDEERASRRVYRGCSRSPACKGCTSCVCFGCEICRFTDCSCQTCIDFIRNAEA, from the exons atggaaaatgggaTTGACAAAGTAAGTGGGTCGATGTTGTTTAGTGAAGAGGAGTTGATAGAGGTAAGTGGATTGAAGAAAGGAGGGGATTTTGTAGAAGTGACATGCGGGTGTACTAGCCATAGGTATGGTGACGCTGTTGGCAAGCTTAGGGTTTTCTCTAATGGCAACCTTGAAATCACATGTGAATGCACCCCTGGTTGCAATGAAG ACAAGTTGACTCCTGCTGCATTTGAGAAGCATTCTGGAAGAGAGACAGCTAGGAAATGGAAAAATAATGTTTGGCTGATAGTTAAAGGGGAGAAGGTTCCACTATCAAAGACTGCATTTCTAAAATACTACAATCAAGCATCGAAAAATGGCAATGGTATTCACAAAGCGCATAGTGGAAGAGTTTGTCATCGTGATGAGTTTGTTCGCTGTAGCAGGTGTAAGAAGGAGAGAAGATTTCGATTGCGGACAAAAGAGGAATGTAGGATTCACCATGATGCTTTAGCAGATGTGAACTGGAAATGTTCTGATATTCTATATGACAG AATAACATGTGACGATGATGAAGAGAGAGCAAGTCGCAGAGTATACAGGGGTTGCTCCCGTTCTCCAGCGTGCAAGGGTTGCACTTCCTGTGTGTGTTTTGGGTGTGAAATCTGTCGGTTCACTGATTGCAGTTGCCAAACTTGCATTGACTTCATTAGGAATGCCGAAGCTTGA
- the LOC105762184 gene encoding putative cell wall protein — MACTISSLLTHVFMLSILFVIAGQAIAARDISKNDDQMKQPEFLKHDRSVLIPGLGRVLLPPVFKHHNPHTIGTSTHTGSSGRHVGSTIGGNRQLPGGDDTFVPNPGFEVPIPAGRGAGIAGTNPRP, encoded by the coding sequence ATGGCTTGCACAATTAGTTCCTTGCTTACTCACGTTTTCATGCTCAGCATTCTGTTTGTTATTGCTGGGCAAGCCATTGCAGCACGTGACATCTCGAAGAATGATGATCAAATGAAACAGCCTGAATTTCTAAAACATGACCGTAGTGTGCTCATTCCAGGCCTTGGACGAGTGTTGCTGCCACCAGTTTTCAAACATCACAATCCACACACTATCGGCACTAGCACCCACACCGGCAGCAGTGGCCGCCATGTTGGCAGCACAATTGGTGGAAATCGCCAGCTTCCAGGTGGTGATGACACATTCGTTCCAAACCCTGGTTTTGAGGTGCCAATTCCAGCAGGTCGTGGTGCTGGCATTGCAGGAACAAACCCACGTCCTTGA
- the LOC105764192 gene encoding photosystem II repair protein PSB27-H1, chloroplastic, with translation MASPTLITPTSKLKPLLPIKARATQRPPSPPPHQQPLRRQFLCLAAAAAATTTASLALGGVQSAFAASDEEYVKETAEVINKVRSTINMDKNDPNIASAVAELREASNSWVAKYRREKALLGRASFRDMYSALNAISGHYISFGPTAPIPAKRKARILEEMDTAEKALSRGR, from the coding sequence ATGGCCTCCCCAACACTTATAACCCCAACTTCCAAGCTCAAACCCCTTCTTCCCATCAAAGCCAGAGCCACGCAAAGACCGCCATCACCGCCACCGCACCAGCAACCCTTACGGCGTCAATTCTTGTGtcttgctgctgctgctgccgCCACCACCACAGCAAGTCTTGCTCTTGGAGGGGTTCAGTCAGCATTTGCTGCCTCGGATGAGGAGTACGTGAAGGAGACTGCAGAAGTGATCAACAAAGTGAGAAGCACCATCAATATGGACAAGAATGATCCCAACATTGCTTCTGCTGTAGCTGAGCTTAGAGAGGCATCCAATTCTTGGGTGGCTAAGTACAGAAGAGAGAAAGCTTTGCTGGGTAGAGCTTCTTTCCGTGATATGTACTCCGCATTGAATGCTATTTCCGGCCATTATATTAGCTTTGGACCAACTGCTCCAATCCCTGCAAAGCGAAAGGCTAGGATTCTTGAAGAAATGGACACTGCCGAGAAAGCTTTATCGCGAGGAAGATAG